Within the Rhodopirellula bahusiensis genome, the region GCAGCGAACTCGAATCGCAAGGTCGCCTTTTCGAACGAGACTTCAAATCCATGTGTGAATCCGCGAGCGGGTGAATCAATGACGCCGCCGGCTAAACTGACGACAGGTGTCATTTCATCTGAACTCGCGGACGCTCCATAGTCCAGAATCGTTTCGTAACGCTTGGGAACGCCTTCTTGATTGTGGCTGACACAGTGTGCTCCCACGGGCATCCCGAACAAGACTCGAGCCAGGTGAGCGTCGTGCACCTGCAGGTCGATCAACGGACCACCAACTTGCTCGGGATCATAGAAGTCGGGAATCCAATCCGGAGGACTGATCGTTCGCGAAAAACGTCCGGTGATTGGTTTGCCATACCGGCCATCGGATTTGGCTTCGACCAGAAAGCGAAACGCTGGCATAAAAGGCAGGATGTGTGCGACCATCAACTGCCCCGGTTCAGCAATTTCCAAGAGCGAACCGGCCGCCTCAGCCGACAAGGCGAGCGGTTTCTCACAAAGCACCTTCTTGCCGGACGCCAGGATTTTTTGAATCGCATCGACATGCAAATGAGGCGGCAAACACACATCGATTAGATCAATGGAATCATCCGCCAACAGTCCGTCCAGGCTTTCACTGACGTTCATTCCAGATACGTCGATCTGTTCACCCGGCGGACCGAAGTTGCCCTGAATGCCCCGCCAATCACCAGCACGTTTCTTGGCGTCTCGACTGGCAAAGCCGACCAAGTCCGCTGCCTGACTGCGCTGATAGGCGAGCGTGTGGATCCAGCCCATGAAACCAACGCCCAAGATGGCGGCACGCATGGGAGTTTTCGCGTTCGAAGACATTCACTGTCCTGATCAAAGAGGAAGGATGGCGGCATGCGCTGATCTGCCATCACGTCGAAAGTTGATGGCGATCCTCGCGTTTGCCCCGCCGAAGTTCAACGTATGAATTGCCGCTGCATTCAGTTCGACGATACAACGACCTTTCGAGTTGGGATTTTCGGAGGAGCCGTTAGTGACTGGCAAGTTGAGCGTTTTGCAATTGGGTCAAATCAGCGATTCCAATTTTGCCCAATCGTAGGAGCTCTGCCAATTGAGCGTCATCAAACGTGGCTTCTTCGCCGGTGCCTTGCAGTTCGATGAAACGCCCGGAGCCCGTCATGATCACGTTCATGTCAACATCGGCGGCCGAGTCCAGGCGGTAGTCGAGGTCCAGAACAATGTCTTCGCCGATGACACCGACGCTGATCGCCGCGACGGAATCGCGAAGAACCGCGGACGGGTCGACGGGTGGATCAAGTTCCGTGTCGGCTGCCAATTTTGAAACTGCCAAAGCCAACGCGATGTAGCCGCCGGTGATCGATGCGGTGCGGGTCCCGCCATCGGCCTGCAGGACGTCACAATCGACCGTGATCGATCGCTCTCCCAAAGCACGAAGATCAACGATGGCTCGCAGACTTCGCCCGATCAGGCGTTGAATTTCAGTCGTGCGTCCGTCCACTTTGCCGCTGCGGTCACGTCTTTTCCGAGGGCTCGTGCTGCCGGGCAGCATGTTGTACTCAGCTGTCACCCAGCCCTTTCCTCGACCCTCCATCCACGGAGGCACGCTGGTTTCCACCGAGGCCGTGCACAGCACGATGGTTTTGCCGCTTTTGTATAGGACGCTGGCAGGGTTAGATTCCAAGTAGCCGCATTCAATTTCGACGGGGCGGATTTGGTCGTGGGGGCGAGCAGAATCGGTGGGGGCGTTCATGCAACAGGTGGGCGGCGCGAGCAGTGGGACAGTGAAACCGGCAGCCTATCTGACTTTGGACCTGAAATGGATGGGCGTTGCTTAAAAGAAAGTTGGCACGGCAAGTGCATCAGTCGGATTCCCGCAATTGAAGTTCGATTCCTGGACCTTTCTGCGCAAAAACCAGGCGGTGTCAAGCATCGAAAGTCAATTCAAATGAGAAAGAATGATGAAGCCAAGGTGAAATTGCTGTTTGCTTGCAAGGTCACCAAACGGCAACGTTAAATTAACGTAAAGTTAACTTCATCCCCGTTGTCGCTCGTCGGAGGTTCCTTATGGACCTGGAATTCGCTCGTCCTGATCTCGAACTGGCTTTGGCCGTGGTCGTGGTGACGGTGATGACATTGGGAGCCTACCGCCTGGGATGCCGATTCCAGTCCGCTTCAGAAAGATCGGATCGCTGGGTGTTCTTAGGACTGGTCGGGATTTCGTTCTTGTTCGCCTGGAGCTTCTTTGGCCGGCTGGTTTGGGCCGAAGCCATCACATCGTCCGCGGCTCTCTATTGGTCGAACGTGACCCCCGTGGTCCTGGCCTTTTCCGCGGGCATGGCGGGGCATTCGGTTGATTTGCGGCGAAAGTTCCGCCCGGCGGTGGCCGGAATCATGATGACATTGGCTGTTGCTTTCGTGATCACGCCGATTGCCCGTCCCGTTTTGTTTCCTTTGGATTGGGACCAACCGAAGGAACCTCAGTGGATGTCTCAGTGGCACGATGGTGTCTACATCCAAACCAACTCGGCGAGCTGCGCACCCGCGGCGGCCGTCACGCTTTTGGATCGCTCAGGTATCAAAGCGGATGAACAAGACCTCGCGACTGCTTGCTTGAGCAGTTCGCTGGGGACTGCACCGCTGGGACTGTACCGCGGGTTATCGACTGTTGCGCACGCAAATGCTCGAAAAGCAAAGGTGGCATCACGGAACCCAAGTCATTGGCTCGAAAGAGGCCAACTGCCCAACGTTGCCTTGGTTCGATTTGGATTGAATGGTGACAACCCGCAGGACAATGGTTTTGTTGGCAACGTCACGGTTGGTCACGTCGTCACCGTTCTCGGTCAAACCGACGGAGGACGCTGGTTGATCGGGGATCCCGCGGTGGGCAAGGTTTCTTGGAGCGATGAAGAGCTGCGGAAACGGTTCACCGGCGAAGCGATCTATCTGGTGAAGCAGTAAGGCACGAATCAGCAACCCCGACCACCAATCAGTCTTGTGCGGGCGATTGAGGTGTCGCGATTGGATCGCCTAAGCGTGAGTACATTTCGGGTCGACGATCGGCGAAACGATCAATGACGTGCTTTCCCGGCGTCCGTTCGATCCGTTTGTTGCGAGCTTGTTCTAGATCGACGTCAACGAACAGCTCGGTTTCTTCGGCGCCTTCGGCTCGAGCCAACTCGACGCCGTCGGGACCACAGATCGAACTCAGTCCGCAATACTCAAAGCCACGCTCTTCGCCGATGCGATTCGCGGCGATGAAGAACAAATGATTCTCCATGCTTCTCGCGGGAGGAACGATCTCTGCGGTTCGTGATGCGGCCACTGGCCAGTTTGTGCCCAGCGCGATGACATCTGCACCGGCGAGCCCCAATGCTCGCATCGGTTCGGGGAACGAACTGTCGTAGCAAATTCCCAAACCAACTTTGCAACCTGATTGAGTTGTCAAAATCTGGTCGCACGCTTGTCCGCGATCGACAAACCGATCGACACCCAGATGAGGCAAATGGACTTTGTTGTAACGCCCCAGCAAACCCGAGCCGTCCATCATCAACGCCGCGTTGTGAAGCTCGTCTCGGTCCTTCCGGATCAACGTCCCGATTGTGATGGTCAGATTGTTTGCTCGACAAGCTTCGATCAATCTTTGGATCGCCGGGTCGTCGATGGTCGGTGCAGCGTCGAGTGCTTCTTCACGACTCTCGTACCCGTATCCCGTCAGTGCGCACTCGGGAAAAACAGCGAGTTCGACACCTTGTTTGCCCAGCCGATCGATCTTGGCGCAAGCGTCATCGACGTTCTGATCTACAGCGGCAAAATGGACACCGGTCTGGACGCAAGCAATCAACATCGTACAAACAAGACTTATTCGACGGGGTGACGGAATCTTTCGAGCCATGATTCGAACAGAATTCGACGTTCCGTGGTACCCAATCACGTCGAGACACGAAGCGATCGGTGAGGCGGCCGACGCAGAATTGACTCGCGATTCATTGCAATTTTCAGGGAATGAGGCATGTCATCAGCGACCGAATCCTCCTCGGCAAACGGGGCGGCGTCGTCCACCGAAGCGCCAGACGTCAATTTGCCCGCCCACGAAGCAAAGCCGGCCGCCAAGCCAGCTCCCGAAAAATTTGATTTCGATTTATTCGTGATCGGCACCGGACCGGGCGGCGAAGGCGCCGCGATGCAAGCGGCAAAAGGTGGGTTGCGGGTCGGAGTCGCGGAAAGATACCGACAAATTGGCGGCGGATGCACTCACTGGGGCACAATCCCCAGCAAAGCACTGCGTTACGCGGTGACGAGCACGATGAAATCGCTGAAGAATCCCGTGATGCGTGAGATGGGATTTGCCGCTAGTCCCAGCATGGAACAACTCAATCGTGGCACGCAGGCGATCATCGGCCGGCAAGTCACGATGCGACAATCATTCTACGATCGCAATGCTGTTCCAATTTCTCGCGGACAAGCTCGTTTTATCGATGAGCATACGATCACGATCGACAACGGCGAGGCAATCACCGCCGCGTCATTTGTGATCTCAACAGGATCACGCCCCTTCCGTCCCAAAGGTGTCGACTTTTCGCATCCCAGAATTTTCGACAGCGACACGATTCTGGAAATGAAGGACAAGCCGACATCGATCACGGTGTATGGCGCCGGCGTGATTGGAACCGAATACGCTTCGATGTTTCGCAACCTGGGGATCAAGGTCAACTTGATCAACACGCGCGACAAACTACTGGAGTTCCTCGACGACGAAATCATTGATGCGTTGTCGTATCACCTTCGTGATCAAGGCGTCATCATTCGTCACAACGAAACGATGGAAAGCATCGAAGGACTGGACGATGGTGTGATCCTGCGGCTCAAAAGCGGCAAGGTACTCAAGACCGACGTTTTCTTGTGGGCCAATGGTCGACAAGGCAACACGGACGACTTGGGACTGAAGAACCTTCCGATCGAAGCCAACAGTCGCGGCCAGATTGTGGTGGACGAACATTTCCAAACTTGTTTGCCGCACATCTATGCCGTTGGCGACGTGATTGGAATCCCCTCGCTAGCCAGCGCGGCTTACACGCAGGGACGCGCGGCGGGGATGCACCTGCTCGGACGAGTCGATGGCAATCTGCGTCTCAACGACATTCCAGCGGGGATCTACACCAGTCCCGAAATCAGCTCAGTCGGTTCCACCGAACGAGAACTGACGGAACGATGTGTTCCCTATGAAGTCGGCCAAGCTCAGTTCCGGTCCTTGGCGCGAGCTCAGATCACGGGGGAAACCACTGGGATGCTGAAGTTGCTCTTCCACCGCGAGACCAAAGAGATTCTCGGTGTGCATTGCTTTGGTGCGAACGCTTCGGAGATCGTGCACATCGGTCAAGCGATCATGAACCAACCAGGTAAACAGAACACGATCGATTATTTCATCGAAACGACGTTCAATTACCCGACGATGGCGGAAGCGTACCGGGTCGCCGCACTGAATGGGCTCAATCGGCTTTTTTAACCATGAGCGAATCTGACACGGAAACCCAACCCGAATCAGTCGGCGATTCGCTCGCGCAGAAACGCAATGACTTGGCAGTGATCCGAACGGACCTCGCCAACGAACGAACGTTGCTGGCGTACTTGCGAACGTCACTGATGATGGTTGGAACCGGTGGGACGTTGATCAAGTTCTTCGGCGAGTCTCGCGAATTATTGCTTGCGGGCTACGCCGCGATTGGGATCGGCGCGATCGTGCTCTTCGCCGGGTGTCTTCGTTTTCTTCAAACGATGCGTCGGGTGCGTCGCGATTGCGAATGAACTGGTAGCGAGGCCACAAGTCCTAGTTCTTCTTACGGCGTTGCGGATAATACTAGACGCCGGCATACATCAACGAATCTTCGATGACCGCTTCGAACTCGGTCTCCGTCAACTCGAGCAGGTCCTTCAGCCGACTGAGTTGTCGAATTTTCGCTTCGGAGACCACATCCTCGCAGGACGATGCAGCTAAGAACATCGCCTGAAGGGCGAGTAAACGCTGTTGCATGTTCCAGCGTTTCGAGACGGTCATCACGTAGTTTTGGGTTTCGATGCCAGAATGCATGGCAACTGAACAAAGTCGCCCCAACTCTTCTCGCGTGATTGGATTGTTGAGGACCACCCGGCTGATTCGCAGCAACGATTGAATTTCCGGTTCGGAAATTTCTTCGTCTTCCAGCGTCATCAAAACGCACGATCGAATCGCTTCGTTGCGAAATTGATTTTCGCGAACTTGTTCGTGGGTGCGTTGATCGATGTGCAGCACGCTGAGGTCCCAAGGCGACTTGCAATTGTCACACTGGATGAAGGGCTCGGGGGCGCTGATCGGAATAACCGGGATGAAATACAG harbors:
- a CDS encoding Gfo/Idh/MocA family protein, whose amino-acid sequence is MSSNAKTPMRAAILGVGFMGWIHTLAYQRSQAADLVGFASRDAKKRAGDWRGIQGNFGPPGEQIDVSGMNVSESLDGLLADDSIDLIDVCLPPHLHVDAIQKILASGKKVLCEKPLALSAEAAGSLLEIAEPGQLMVAHILPFMPAFRFLVEAKSDGRYGKPITGRFSRTISPPDWIPDFYDPEQVGGPLIDLQVHDAHLARVLFGMPVGAHCVSHNQEGVPKRYETILDYGASASSDEMTPVVSLAGGVIDSPARGFTHGFEVSFEKATLRFEFAAYGDGSTDTIPLTVMHNDGKLERPELGEQDPIDGFVSEINAVADVVSGGPMHPVLDAQLATDALKICEMQMASRRP
- the rph gene encoding ribonuclease PH; this translates as MNAPTDSARPHDQIRPVEIECGYLESNPASVLYKSGKTIVLCTASVETSVPPWMEGRGKGWVTAEYNMLPGSTSPRKRRDRSGKVDGRTTEIQRLIGRSLRAIVDLRALGERSITVDCDVLQADGGTRTASITGGYIALALAVSKLAADTELDPPVDPSAVLRDSVAAISVGVIGEDIVLDLDYRLDSAADVDMNVIMTGSGRFIELQGTGEEATFDDAQLAELLRLGKIGIADLTQLQNAQLASH
- a CDS encoding C39 family peptidase, whose translation is MDLEFARPDLELALAVVVVTVMTLGAYRLGCRFQSASERSDRWVFLGLVGISFLFAWSFFGRLVWAEAITSSAALYWSNVTPVVLAFSAGMAGHSVDLRRKFRPAVAGIMMTLAVAFVITPIARPVLFPLDWDQPKEPQWMSQWHDGVYIQTNSASCAPAAAVTLLDRSGIKADEQDLATACLSSSLGTAPLGLYRGLSTVAHANARKAKVASRNPSHWLERGQLPNVALVRFGLNGDNPQDNGFVGNVTVGHVVTVLGQTDGGRWLIGDPAVGKVSWSDEELRKRFTGEAIYLVKQ
- a CDS encoding carbon-nitrogen hydrolase family protein, producing the protein MLIACVQTGVHFAAVDQNVDDACAKIDRLGKQGVELAVFPECALTGYGYESREEALDAAPTIDDPAIQRLIEACRANNLTITIGTLIRKDRDELHNAALMMDGSGLLGRYNKVHLPHLGVDRFVDRGQACDQILTTQSGCKVGLGICYDSSFPEPMRALGLAGADVIALGTNWPVAASRTAEIVPPARSMENHLFFIAANRIGEERGFEYCGLSSICGPDGVELARAEGAEETELFVDVDLEQARNKRIERTPGKHVIDRFADRRPEMYSRLGDPIATPQSPAQD
- the sthA gene encoding Si-specific NAD(P)(+) transhydrogenase, with protein sequence MSSATESSSANGAASSTEAPDVNLPAHEAKPAAKPAPEKFDFDLFVIGTGPGGEGAAMQAAKGGLRVGVAERYRQIGGGCTHWGTIPSKALRYAVTSTMKSLKNPVMREMGFAASPSMEQLNRGTQAIIGRQVTMRQSFYDRNAVPISRGQARFIDEHTITIDNGEAITAASFVISTGSRPFRPKGVDFSHPRIFDSDTILEMKDKPTSITVYGAGVIGTEYASMFRNLGIKVNLINTRDKLLEFLDDEIIDALSYHLRDQGVIIRHNETMESIEGLDDGVILRLKSGKVLKTDVFLWANGRQGNTDDLGLKNLPIEANSRGQIVVDEHFQTCLPHIYAVGDVIGIPSLASAAYTQGRAAGMHLLGRVDGNLRLNDIPAGIYTSPEISSVGSTERELTERCVPYEVGQAQFRSLARAQITGETTGMLKLLFHRETKEILGVHCFGANASEIVHIGQAIMNQPGKQNTIDYFIETTFNYPTMAEAYRVAALNGLNRLF
- a CDS encoding DUF202 domain-containing protein encodes the protein MSESDTETQPESVGDSLAQKRNDLAVIRTDLANERTLLAYLRTSLMMVGTGGTLIKFFGESRELLLAGYAAIGIGAIVLFAGCLRFLQTMRRVRRDCE
- a CDS encoding zinc-ribbon domain-containing protein, whose translation is MIFISTMQLTRTLERGDFFCPTCESIQGFRHRSKRTFLTLYFIPVIPISAPEPFIQCDNCKSPWDLSVLHIDQRTHEQVRENQFRNEAIRSCVLMTLEDEEISEPEIQSLLRISRVVLNNPITREELGRLCSVAMHSGIETQNYVMTVSKRWNMQQRLLALQAMFLAASSCEDVVSEAKIRQLSRLKDLLELTETEFEAVIEDSLMYAGV